From a region of the Nothobranchius furzeri strain GRZ-AD chromosome 12, NfurGRZ-RIMD1, whole genome shotgun sequence genome:
- the c1qtnf6a gene encoding complement C1q tumor necrosis factor-related protein 1 gives MLDVLILLLSLSSTVVLVPPPSITPAPCRQCCDHLGAEESSRDQAELSYVPEVRTYINMTILKGDKGDRGDRGTPGKAGIEGPPGSQGPMGSKGSKGQAGLPGDPCKVQHSAFSVARRKSLHSSEAYQALIFDTVFVNLGDHFNMFEGRFFCRIPGVYFFNVNIHTWNFKETYLHIMQNDSERAIVYAQPSDRSIMQSQSLMLELHLDDQVWIRLYKRERENAIYSDDVDVYITFNGYLIKPSEE, from the exons ATGTTGGATGTCCTCATCCTGCTCCTGTCCCTCTCCTCCACTGTGGTTCTAGTACCTCCTCCCAGCATCACCCCTGCACCCTGCAGACAATGTTGTGACCACCTGGGGGCAGAGGAGAGCAGCAGAGACCAGGCAGAGCTCAGCTATGTCCCAGAGGTCCGCACCTACATCAATATGACCATTCTGAAAG GTGACAAAGGAGATCGTggggacagagggactccaggtaaAGCTGGAATAGAAGGTCCTCCGGGGTCCCAGGGCCCCATGGGGTCAAAGGGCAGTAAGGGTCAAGCAGGTCTCCCAGGAGACCCCTGTAAAGTCCAACACTCTGCCTTCTCTGTGGCCCGTCGTAAATCCCTCCACAGCAGCGAAGCCTACCAGGCGCTGATTTTCGACACCGTCTTCGTCAATCTGGGCGACCACTTCAACATGTTTGAGGGTCGGTTCTTCTGCCGGATCCCAGGGGTCTACTTCTTCAACGTCAACATTCACACGTGGAACTTCAAGGAAACGTACCTCCACATCATGCAGAACGACAGTGAGCGGGCCATTGTGTACGCCCAGCCCAGCGATCGCTCCATTATGCAGAGTCAGAGCCTGATGCTGGAGCTGCATCTGGACGACCAGGTGTGGATCCGCTTGTACAAGAGGGAGAGGGAGAACGCCATTTACAGCGACGACGTGGATGTCTACATCACCTTCAATGGATACCTCATCAAACCCTCAGAGGAATAA